The genome window ccttggcctcccaaagtgctgggattacaggcatgattcgCTGCGCCTAGCCAAGTGTCTTTATTTAACAGCATTCCAGAAAGGAGTTAGAGGAAGAATCTCTGGGTGGCAGTCGCTCCAACATTCTGATCCCAAATATTTTCGAGGTGCCTATCTCTATAGTGTCATCAGATAAATTTTCAGGGGCAAATGAATGGCTTTGTGGGAGACCTTTTCACAAGGTAATATCTGAGGTAGCAGCTTGGTTAAGGTTAACAGAGCACACAGGTTCTTTATGCAGCTATCAAAGAGGAGCTCCAGTGTGGTTTGCATTTCTGCACCTAATCTTTGTGGGGAAAAAACGCCAGTCATTCTGGCTTGGTTGTCCTGGCCTGGTTGAAGTGGGGTTGAGCCATTCTAGGGGCAGCTACTATTACAACATGTGCACTGAATTAGGAGAACAATCTCTTGTCATGTGCTAGGAAGtgttatttaaatacataaatttggTCATTTAACTTTAACTCTGCATAATAAAGTTGATcgtcctcattttataaatgaggaaactgagactcagaaaggggGAGTAACTTGATCAAAGACTCTGGCAGCAGAACCAGTGTTTGAATCCACATTTCGTGTTCTTGACACCCTTCGCTGCTGTAAGTGTTATAACGGGACCAACAACATGGGCATCTCCTGGGAGTTTGTTAGAAAGGCAAAATCTCAGACCACATTCTAGAgctactgaatcaaaatctgcatttttaaaaaattcacaggTGATTTGCAGGaaatttaaagtttgagaaatgctgcTTTTCATAATTCTACACTGCTGTCATATGACCAAGAGTTAGAAACTCAGCTTTATATCAGTAAGGCTCAGTGTTATTTTGGGTAAGTCTGAGTTTCAGATTCCTTACCTGTGAAATGAGGGGAGATGGGATCTGAGTCcatgtagttctatttttagccaCAGAAATGTTTTAGGCATCATGGCCAGCACAGTATCTTCTTTTGTTTCAGAATGCTTGCAAGTGATTGCAAATATATTGCCGGATTCCCTGCTGAGAAAATCCCTCCAAGAAGCTAGTAGACAGAGAAATACCAATTCTGACCTGATGATGATGGAAGCAGGAAATGTTAGGAAAAGCACTAGTTTTTCAGTTTCTAAGAGTAGATAATGTGTCCTGCTAAAAAGAAGCACATCTCTGAAATAGACATCCCAGAGTATCACTTTCACTCCCATGAGGACTGGGATTTTGCAATAAGGGTCATGTCCATgtcacattatttttaatggaactACCTCAAGAGAAACAATGAGCACATGACTGCAGCCTCTATTTAGAAAGTTATTTGAGCATAGTTcttattctaaaaaattaaaacaaagcctTGAATTAAATGTAGCtttgtcaaagaaaaaataaaggcataGCCATAATTGGATAGATTTAAAATTCCCAGTTGCCAATTAATAATATCAAACCCAAGTCACAACCTGTGGGTTTGATATTATTAGATGAGAATTCAGCAGTACATTTTGAGTTTTACCTCTGGTAGATCATAGGTGCAAAATCTCCTCTGAAATACTGAGTTCAAATACTTTGAACATTAATACATAGGGACTGAGTCTAACAGGACTAACTGGGCTGCATCATTTAGAATCGAATTGGAAATAATGCAGTAATTTCTAAAGCCCAGTTTTATGTATGAAATTTGGCAGCCCAAAGAGTTACctcatggccgggcgcagtggctcaagcctgtaatcccagcactttgggaggccaagacggacagatcacaaggtcaggagatcgagaccatcctggctaacacggtgaaaccccgtctctactaaaaaaaatacaaaaaactagccaggcgaggtcgtgggcccctgtagtcccagctactcgggaggctgaggcaggagaatggcgtgaacccaggaggcggagcttgcagtgagctgagatccggccactgcactccagcctgggcgacagagcgagactccgtctcaaaaaaaaaaaaaaaaaaaaaaaaaaaaaaaaaaaaaaagagttacctCACAAATAGCCTCTTTAAGCTTGCTCCCTGATGTATGTATCCTTTGACACATGTTACATTCCATCCAATGTAAAGGACATTAACCCTGAATGTCTCAGGTCTCAGTAGACAAGATCTCATGCCCTCACCATCCCCGTAGAGACCCCGTGGTTGTCATTGGTTTCTATCTTTTAACTTATGCTTCTATTTTGCAGTGCTAACTTCCTTCTGTAAAGGATGAAGAGCTGGCTTattccctcccctgcctcctcctctgcctctccttcctactccacctccttctcctcctcttcctcttcttccactTTCCTTCTGTCTCACAACTCATACTTCTCACTCTCTTACAATCAGGTACCTCTCACTGACTTTAAAGGGAGACATTGTAACTGCCCAgcgggttcaccttgcccactgcctagacggagctgatttatcaagacaggggtattgcaatagagaaagagtaattcatgctcAGCCTGCTgtgcaggagactggagttttattattacccAACTCAGTCTCCCCAGGACTATTTCTCTATTGCAATCAAATCCATGTACATTGGGTGGGCAGTGCCCCGCCAGTAAAGACAGTACCAGAGTCGGTCCCCAGCCCAAGAGAACTAGGTGGCTGCTTGGGCTGGCCTCTGGATCCATTGCCAGctgagggggtgggggggagggctACTGAACCATGAGCAGGTAGCCATAAGGGCAATCCCAAAAGACCACCCAAATTTGTAAccgcccaatgggttcaccttgttTCCTAAGTGAAGTTAAGGAAATTTAACCCAGCAACTTAGCTTCCTTATATATACACCATACCCTGAATATTTCATTCCCTCTTCCAAAATCTACCAACTATGTGCCTATTTCTCTCCCAGAAGTAGAAGGGACAGCCTTCCAAGTTTACAGTTTATCATATCTGAAAAGAAATggtggaaaatagagaaaaattataaagtgaCTAACATAGGACCCAGAGATGGATATCCAGAAGTTCCATGGGAATGAAAAGCAAGGGAATAGGCAATCAAACTGGGCTGAAGTGACTAGTCAGGAAGACTTCCTAGAGGGATGGCTGCCGATGAAGGCTGTTGGGTACCTGATGCCAGGTCACAGGGAGACTGAGTGGGCTTTCAGAGGCATACAAACAAGCTGGAGAAAGGAAATTTGGGAGGGAGGACTACTGAATGCATGGCCTTCCCCTGTAGCACCTGTCTAACATAACCCGTTGCCACTCACACATGCTTTAGGTTATAATGACAGTCTTCAAGAGGAAATGAATGTAGACTGTCCCCCGGGGCAGTACTTCATCCAAGATGGCAATGAGGATGAGGACAAGAAGGCCTGCCAATTTAAACGCTCCTTCCTAAAGAACTGCTCTGGTCTGGAGGACCCAACTTTTGGATACTCTACTGGACAGCCCTGCATCCTTCTAAAGATGAACCGGGTATATTGGCTTTTGATATCTGGTGGTGATAAGTGAATGAACTAGATAGGAGGGCTCTGGCCACTCCATTTGTCTTGGGCTCTGTCTTCACACACCACAGGTTTGGTCATTTTTACTGACAGcatcagaaatacaaataaccagaTAAGCCTATCAgtttcttctcccctctccccagcactTCCTGTGGCCATTCTTCTCCTTCACTCCCAAACCTGCTGCTTGATGGCCTTTGTCAAGAATGGAGTCCTagtcaagtgcagtggctcgagtttataatccaagctacttgggaggctgaggaaggaggattgcttgagcttaggagttcaagtttaacttggacaacatagtgagacctcatctttaattttttaaaaagtattttaaataaggaATCGAATACTGAGCTGTTTGAAACAGGGGATTGACATGAGGGTGGCATGGGGGACAGTTCTTACatcataaaaatgcatttttcttccaTCCTGTCATGACTTAGGTGTGGCAGAGCCTTATCAGTCACACCCCTCTTGAAATTAGAAAGTTCTTTACATCTTTAGAGTTGACTTGCTGAAGTTTCCCCTTGTGTGTAAATATCAGGCATAAATACAACACGGAGTAAGTTGAGCTGCTTAGTTCTAAagatgttttgcattttttgctttttgtaacaTTTCTGAGAAGGCGAAATAGATGAAGTATATGCCTGAGGAAGGATGATTGGGAGGAGGGTTAGAAAAGCCCCAATTTTTACTGTCAAAtatgttttgttaaaaaaaaaaaaaacactggtttTCTTTTGATAGGTTGTAGGCTTTCGTCCTGAGCTTGGAGATCCTGTGAAGGTTTCCTGCAAAGTCCAGGTAAAGAGGCCTTTTGAGTAAGCATTGTTAGCACATCTGTTTCACGCAAAAGGTAGTCCATCCCTTTCAAGGACTTACACATGGATGGTAGGCTAAGGAAAAGGTTAATCTTTTCATAACTACACCTCTCTTTAGTTCCTTCAGGTTTTCCTCTTTCCAGAAAGCATTCAactcatgtgtgtttgtgtgtatagtgtatgtgtgtgtgtgtcagtcaGTGTGTCATGGTTAATACTTGTGAAAACCAAAGAATGAACCTCAGCTAGGGGCCACAGCGGGGAACAACAGTGTGCCAAGTCATTAATTGAGATTCTGTGTACACTTTTGCTTAGCTCTAATTACTTGTTTCTTTGAACTAAACAAACAGCTTTCATTAGAGTCATTAGTTTCcagattttaaaactgaatttcacATTTTGCAGCAATGACCAGTGGTACTGGGTGTTGCAATCACAAATGACTATAAGGGAAGTATAAACAGAACTCGATTAATATGCTAATTAACTGTCCTTCGAGGGACCATTAACTTCTATCTCATCTGTACCAATTAGCTCCCTTGTAGGAAAAAGCCCTTAGATCTTGGGTTTACTTCTTAAACAGGCAGTAGCTTTCTCCTGTTCTGTGACATCAGCTGCACCCCCAGACCTGGATAGTTGTCTTGCAAATACGTGAGACCTGGTAATCCCATTCTCAGTAGGAGAAATACAGTTGAAAACTTCAGTCTTCATGGTGGCAGATCAGAAAACAGCAAAAGGCAGCATTTATTCAGCCAATATCCCACATTCAGCAAGCTTTTATTGATCACTTATTATATATCAGATCCTCTGCTAGGTGTTAGAAGTGTTGAGGTAAGAGTACGGCTCTGTCTCTGAAATCAAGACAATCAAGTATTACAAGTGCTATGAAAAGTGAAGATGAGCTCTGAAAGGTCAGGCAGTCCTTGCCAAATGAACAAGGTAGGAAGCACATTCTGTTGTCatgtatatgtgtaaatattCACAGTGTGAGGTGAGACTACAAACTATGCGAACTGATTCCCCAGACCTTCACGAAAAATAAATTTCGTTGCTTTTTAGAAGAATGTATTACAAGTAAATCATAAAGACCAACTTAGTCTTAAGCTAGCGTATTAACTGGACAGAGTTCTACTTATTGTTCCCTAATGGAAGCTGTTTGTTTTTCAGCTTACATCAAACCTTGCTGAGAACTGTCctttctaaaattgttttaatgttttaattattatttttagctacctccttacatattttatgtCCTTTTAAACACATATATTAAGAATTTCTATACATTCTATAATAAACAATACTGGTCAAATCCACACCCATTTGTGGAAATCAAGCAGGATAAGGTAATGACTAGAATAAATTAAGGAGAGATTAGTTTGTACCAAGAACAATTAAAGTATATTGACAGAAGTAATCACATGACCTTAGTGAGTAATTTACTAGTAGTGATGCACTATTTGTCCTTACTAGCCCCCAGACCTCTGCTGTTTAGGGCAAGCCGAATGTATCGCAGAATGGGCAACCCCCTACCTGACATAATGTGATAAGGGTAGACCTGTTTACTTTAATCATTTGCATACCCAAGCTCTTGTTGCTTACCCCTCTGACCCCACCTACTGTAATTAAGCACTACAGAGAATATGGTCAGAGACATGAGTCTAGGTGAGCCAACTGTAGGCTGTGTGCCTGTGTATCAGGTACCTATGCACTTGATCTGACTTCCAATAGAACCAAGCCTGCAGTGTGCAAATCATGGAGTGGGATTTACTAAATATGTTCTAACATATATCTCCCTCAGCTCCAAAGTCCAAGACTGTGTCCCAGGCTCAGTGTGATTCTTTGGAGAAAGGCTGGAGTTGTCGGGCCTCTTTCCAGAGCAGCATCAGATACTGCAAGCCCTTTGGACTGCTTCTGTCTGGGTCCCCCAGAAGCCAACAGAGAGCCATACTGAGCACCTTTGGCCTCCTCAGTTCAGGCCTTCTATTCAACATCCTTTGAACTGAAAAGACAAGGCACAGTCACTCCCTAAAAATGCTCTTCTAGGGACAGGTCACGGCTGAGCTCTGCCCCATTCTGCTTTCATGGTCTTCCTGGAACAGTTGGTTATGGGTCACACAGTGATTTTGCCTGAGGTACAACTCCCTTTAGCTCAGACTCTAACCCACTCTGTGACCCAGCACCCCACATATACCTGCTTTTGCTTACAGAGAGGTGATGAAAATGACATCCGATCCATCAGTTACTACCCAGAGTCGGCTTCTTTTGACCTCCGCTACTACCCTTACTACGGCAAACTGACTCACGTAAGCTGTATCCCCTTTAGTCATTGCTGTCAGAAAGGGCTCAGTGACAAAGGAAGAGCTGGCTGGGATCTATGAGAATTAGGGAGCAGGAGATAGTAGAGGGGTAAATAGCTGCTGGCCATAACCAGGAGCTCCCTCTACCAATTCTTATCACAACCACACTCCTTTCCATATCCGAAAGAATCTCATATATGGCCTAGTTTAACCTTTTAAGtttacaaatgggaaaattggggttcaaagagaaaaagtgacttgcccaagaccatACAGCTAGATAGTGGCAGAGTCAGGAAAGATAAATTACTACCAATGTGCCTAAACCTGCATTAATAATCACGCTTCTGTTTCTCCCATTTGAAGCGCTGGGGTCAGTCCCCAACAAAGGGACTCAATAGACACTAGTTTTGGTTTAATTCATGGTCTGATCTCCAGAAAAATCATATCATGCTGAGACAGAATTGGTTTTTCCCAGAGGACAATCAGATATTTGACAGTGACTTATCAGAGAAATGTATGATTTTCCCACACTTTCCCAGCGCAAGGAGAGTATGTCAGTTGCTTTGGCCATTTGAGAATTGGCATCATGGGATTTGCTCAGTTCTCTTTGTGAGGGGCATCACCCTGCAGTGATTATCTGATCACTTCCCTCCTACCACCTCCCCACACTTAGAATTTATTGTTCTTCTACCTACAGGTTAACTACACATCCCCCTTGGTGGCAATGCACTTTACAGACGTGGTGAAGAACCAAGCAGTGCCTGTGCAGTGCCAACTGAAGGGCAAAGGCATCATAAATGATGTCATCAATGATCGTTTTGTGGGCAGGGTAATCTTTACCTTGAACATAGAAACCTAAGAACTTCAGGGGACCATTCTTACcagttctgtttctgttttatctCATGGTATCTCTGGTAGcacttgaattctttttcttcagtTAGGACACAGCCAGATGGACATCTAAGACAGCAGATCATCTTTCCTTGCCTATGACATGTGTATAAAATGACATTGTGGaagctgtttgatttttttaaaggtagtcTCTCCTGATGACAAACAGAGTTTATTAATTTCCTTTCCCTCCACTTAAAACTAAAACCTGTTCTTGCTGCTGGTAGTCTCCCTGTAGCATAAACACAGTATCTGATAAAATTTACAATAGCCGTGCAATAGCCATCAAGGAGAATTTCTATTATGATTATAAATTCAtcatgttttctaaaattctgtTGGTTTTAGAGGTCAGATTCCTCCCAACCAGGCTAATAatctaacatattttttaaaaatctgcctaagccgggtatggtggcatgcatctgcagTCCCACCTATTCGGGAgattaaggcaggaggatcacttgagcccaagaggtcaaggctgcagtgagctgcattgcactccagcctgggtgacagagtgagaacctgtctctgaagaaaataaaacctgcCTGGCAAGGTCTTTCCCTGGGAATCACCACTCAGACCAACCTAGACAACCTAGACCATTATACCTAAAGACCTCTATATCCAGAGGTGCTTAGGAAGCTTCTGCCTCCCACAGACAACTAAATGCTTATTCAAAGACTAGGTTATTTTCAACTGGGAAAAAAGCAGTCCTAACAGGATATTGTCCTGGGATAGAGATGAAGACTGTCCCTGTGACTTTTTAAAGAGGtggggctcactgcaactggGGAGAACACTTAGCATATGGATATGATTGGTGTTTGATTCCTTGCTCTCTGGTGTAATCGTCTAAAGGCAAATATTCCTGCAAACAGGTTTTTCTCAGCTTCAGGCAGAGGAGACAACATGGAAGAAGATTCCCACCAGCTAGTTCTTCTTGGGCTATTTGTTTGACTATAACATGGTGTTTTTTGAGACCATCAGGGGTGGTTACATTGACCTTCTGCTACAGCTCTGGAAATTGAAATCAGAGTCTGTCAATGAATACATGACAAGACAGAACGTTCCTGCCAGGCCAGGCAAAAGCCGAGACCCATTAGCAAGTTTagcatttactttaaaaatgacatGAGGCAGATGCGTATCCAGGATGTGGATCAGCCAGGTCACTTTGTCTTATCTTTGGTCACCTGATCACTCCACCGCTTCTTAACACCTCCACCAGGGGGAGGGCTGGcacaagaagaaggaaaaaaaaaagcaagcatcaGGGAAGTGTATCAGGGTCCGAAGCAAGTTCAAATGCCACATAGGAGCATCCAAAGTCTGAATCTCCTCTACGATGTTTCCTTTCTCCCAAAACAGGGAACCGGCAGTCTGGTAGTGAAGACAAGCAAGTGGAGAAgttataaaatatagtttaatgAGAGTTAAAAACTAGTATGTGGAAAGCTATGGGAACATGAGGGAAAATACCTTGAGCTGAGAAAGTAGCAGAGGAAATTTCGCATGCAAAGCCACAGTCATGAAGAGACCATGGTGTGTCTGGGTAACTGTGAGCAGTTTATGTAACTGGAATGAAAAGGGTTCAGAGGAATGGCAGGGAGTGGCAAGAGATCGAACTAGAGAGGTATTCAGGGACGGAAAGAGGACTTTGAGTTTTATCCAATAGGTGAAAATGAGTAATTAAAGCATTTTAATCAGGGAGGCTCTGTGATcacatttggattttattttattttactttatttatttatttatttatttttgagatggagtttcgctgttgtcgcccaggctggagtgcagtggtgcgatctcggctcactgcaacctccacctcccgggttcaagtgattctccagcctcagcctcctaagtagctgggattataggcacacaccaccatgcccagctaatttttgtatttttggtggagacagggtttcaccatgttggccaggctggtctcaaactcctgacctcaagtgatctgcctgcctcagtctcccaaagtgttgggattatagatgtgagccaccgcacccagcttgtATTTTAGAAAGAGCACTTGGCAACCACTATGTGAAGGGTGATTGGAGAAGGACAAGACTGTGGAATGGGGAATAAGGAAGGAGGAGTTTGGAGAATGACTCCAAAGGTTTGAGCTTGGCTAGAACCAGTAAGATGGTGACATTGTTGATCAAGACTGGGAATACAAGAGAGAAGCAGGTTTGGGGAGATGAATTTTGAACATTTTAGATGTGATTTTCTATTGGTCAGACATTGGTGTGGAGATGTAAACACATGTAGGGTTGGGGAGAAGGAAACATGAGAACGAAAGCAACATTGGGTTAAGGGAACTTGTTTAAGAAATTTTAAGCTATTTAATCTTGGGAATTGAAGCCAGTCGTGTAAACATACCACACCAATCTAGTCCCTAACAGTGTTTTTTCTCTTGGCATTGTGGCGGAAAGAATTGCTGTTCCTCTTTGGAATCTCCTTCCCAGACACCTTCAAAGTCTTATTGACAGAGTAGAGGGAGGCCAACCACTACTAATAAGTAATAGAAGATATAGGATCTTCTACAGTAGGTTAATgggaaatacaaaaacaaagaaacatacaATGAAACTGCCTCCTCTCAACCCATTTTCTTAACAAATTCAATTTTCAAAactaacctttaaaaataaaaggaacaaaatgaaaaagacaacaaCTTTTAAACCACTTGAAAATTACCTCAAAAATCAAACTCTCAAGATTCAGTAGTAAAAGATAATAGAACGTTAGATCTGGAAAGGATATTAGAGAGTGTTTAGAAAAAACAACTTGCATTGCATCTGACTCCAGGTCCAGTGCTCTTTCTACTCTGAGCTGCTGCTTACCAGAAAGTACCATCttcttaaaaatcaatgaatgataTCCCAAACATTTTGAAACATATGTAAATTTTGAGTTAAAATAGTTAACATTTCACAGGAATTCAACTACTGGTgctatattttatacataatacaTGATCCTGTTAAATGCATTGACTATTAGACAAGGAATTATGAATCATTTGTCAAACAATATTTCTCTTTCAATGGAATCCATTGTGTCCACAATTGCAAAGCAATATTGAAGGGCACTAAGATAGTTTGTGTTGTCAGCTAAGACATGAAAAATATAGCTTTACTATACAGAACTGGATATGATAATATATTcattaaagttatattttaactGTTCAATAAACTTCTAGTAGATTAATTTAAATAGTTCCCCATACTGTGCTGCATCAGGATTTGATTTGTATGCCATCTGTTGCAATGCACTTGGTTTTACTTGCTTGTCAATGAGAAATACtatttccaaatgttttcatGGTTTTGTCCATGCTGGACTTTGGTTATGATTTTTCACCTTCTACGCCCCTGAAATCATTATCCTAAAGTAACCTTTCTTAGGCACCTATTTTCTGGGGATCAACATGtaaaaaaacatttatattgTCTTGAGGAGTTGTCAACaacaataaattgaaataaaaaagaaatgtacgaTTTTCTCTTTCTAGACCATATCACTGATTTTCCCAGAGGAATATTGGGCAGCCATGTGGGTGGAAAACTTGACAATTGACAACCTGTTAgttaaatattgtttttcttctctctcccctctttttGACTCTTGGGGTTTAGTCATAGGAGGATAAAACTAAAAGTTGTTTCATTTCTgggcattttttcttttgtagtctCTGTGCTCTGGTTTCTCATTAGACTGCTTTGTGAgagcagccttttttttttttttttttttttttttttaaatcaaggttGAGTCCTGGTATAAACTGTTATGTTTGTTTGTGTAGGAGAGGAGGAACACTAAGAGAAACTTTcagggggagggagggacagaatcAAAATTCAAAGAGAAACTTTGAAAATGTTTGATGAAAGTCTGGCTAAATGGCTTTAAGGCACATCTAGCCACAAACTGTCTCCCAGAGCAAATCTCTAATGGCAATTGCagttaaagacataaatgtttcCAATCCCTTATTCAACTCAGGGGCTAGGCTGTAGCAGGaaactttccttctttccttggaAGCTGCCTCAGTCTAAAGTCTGCTAGGCAACAGATCCCTGATCCCAACATATTTCTAATTCTTCATTAGAGTCATTTTCTTTACTGCCTCCCTCTTAAAATAGTCATACATAATAAAGTAATTTAACCAAACCATACAGAAGTGTGATTTACACTGTGCTTTTATCCAGGCAGAAAATGGAGATTTGggtatttatatgcatatattgggaggaaggagagtggATACGATGTATGGAGGCAAAGGGCAagggaaaataaatggaaacactaCTTCACAAAGTTCTTTAGTTGCAATCTAGAAGGGAAGAAGGGTTGATACTGGGATCCAAAAGTTTTAAGCAGAATATAGTAGGCTTTCAGTCTGACAGCTTACTCTGCAGAATGTACTTCCATGCAGACCCCTATATGACCATAACTCAACAAGAAATAGATAGCACACTTGacaaaaaaaaggataattgGAAGAAGATTTATTTACAAAGGGATTACTTACGGAAGCATAGATATAGGGAACCACCAATAACACAGTAACCCAGCCTAGTGAGAGCTGAACTCTTACCATCTCTTGACCCTAAGGTATAGGAGCAGGAAATGGTTACTAGAACTCAGAAGGAATGAGTTGTGTACAATTGGCTGCCTTGAGAGGAGTGGTGACTTTGTTGAAGGACTGAGCTAACCCAAGGTGATCTTTTAGGGAGAATAAATACTGCAACTTAATTTTTCTCATTGGCCAAACCCAACCAaaagctgggggtggaggggggggggacaacaaaacaaacaaacaaacaaaaaacgattGATGCAGACCATATAGGTCAGACTCctaaaaaagaaagcagggtGGAGAAGGGTGGAGAGTGCATCTGGAGGGGCAAACTGGCGATATCTAGCACAGTTACTGAGTGGAGGTTCTGTGAGCAGACTCCTTGGAGCCTGGTATAGTGTTGGAATCATCTACTGAACCAACCCTAGGGACTGgggcaattttattttcatacataCTTTGCTTCATGGCTGTGGGGTCAAAGGCATTAGGCTTTTCCATTATAgaactttttttctctattctttagTATTTATTCCcttttcaaattttctcattCATACTTTCTAATCTGGTGTCCTTTGGTATATTATTTAGAACTCTTTTGCTTGCATGTGACAaaacaagcaaatgaacaaaaaaattcaaattgacTTAAGGATAAAGGGGAATTTACCAaatcaaaaaactgaaaagtcCAGCTGTAGTTTGGGTTCAGGCATAGCCAGGTCCAGGAACTCAAAGGTGTGATTAGGAAGTagtctctctccacctctctATTCTGCTCTCTATTAAATCAAGATAGGCAAGAGGGCTGCCTGCCTTGCCAGGCCTACATCCTCAAAGGTTAATGTCCAATTGAAAAGAAAGCTTCTCTTCcctgaaaattcaaataaaaaatgaaagattctTAAGCGAGGCTTCAAGTGGCTGACTAGTGGCATTTCATATTTGCCTCCTCTACTAATAAGAACTAAAATAGCGAGTAGATAATCATGCTTAGAATAGACCATCCAAGgaagaacactggaattcaacagaaACGTGGTAAGAAACACCTAAAGCAAAGAAGGAGAGGGAAGCAAAGCAGCCTAATCAGCTGGAATCAACTGGGAGCCTGGAGAGACTCCCCAGTGCTGAGAAAGGGTAAATGAGAGGCCCCTATGGGATCCACATTCCCACCACGAATCCCTGCCATTCTAGCCAGGGGAGAGCCCCTAGATTCTTGCAGACCCTGAAACTAACCTAGAGAGCTACCTGGAAACTGCACAATGACACTGCTCCAGGGAGAGAGTCTGTGCTGGGCCCCACACTCCCTCCCATTCCTAAGCAGCTACATACAGCAAAGGGCCATTTTGAGAGCCCAGCCCACAATTGACTGCACATTGTCCTGGGGCCCAGCAGCACCCTGGCTGAGGTGCCACCCAATTGCAGTTTGCCAcagggctgaggcacaagcaCGATGCAGCCTGGCACAA of Macaca fascicularis isolate 582-1 chromosome X, T2T-MFA8v1.1 contains these proteins:
- the ATP1B4 gene encoding protein ATP1B4 isoform X3; protein product: MYTLFLTISPYIPTFTERVKPPGVMIRPFAHSLNFNFNVSEPDTWQHYVISLNGFLQGYNDSLQEEMNVDCPPGQYFIQDGNEDEDKKACQFKRSFLKNCSGLEDPTFGYSTGQPCILLKMNRVVGFRPELGDPVKVSCKVQRGDENDIRSISYYPESASFDLRYYPYYGKLTHVNYTSPLVAMHFTDVVKNQAVPVQCQLKGKGIINDVINDRFVGRVIFTLNIET